The following DNA comes from Bacteroidota bacterium.
CGCCGGACTGGTGCTGGGCAACACCGAGATTCCGTACCACCCCAGCCTGCTGCTCCGGCTCTTCTCCTGGTCCGGAAAGCTTCCCGGTTTCGAGCCGCTGCTGGGCTGGGTCCTCGGCAGCCGGATCGGGCGAGAGGGGCTTCAGGCAACGGCCCCATCCAACACCGACGTGCTGCACGGTCCGCTAGACGACCTGTTCTTCCAGCGGCTGGCCCGCAACCGCCGCGCTCGGGCCGGTGCCGCCCGCACCCTCCGCCACGTGCACGTCCGCGACTTCGACCTAGCGGGACCAGCCCATGCGAAGATCACGGCACCCGTGCTTCTGATCTGGGGAGGCCGCGACCGCTTCTTCCCCCTAAGGGACGCGCGCACGATGCGCCACACGTTCGGCACCGAGGCGTCGCTGGTGGTGGTCGAAGACGCCGGGCTCATGGTTCACGAAGAGCGCCCCGACGCGTTCAACGCCGCCCTCGGCCAGCACTTCGACGCATGCTTTGAGCGGCGGGCTGCCTCGGCCGGGACCGTCTCCGGCGTCGCGTCTCCCGTCTCCTGAGTGTCGGCGGGGAGGCGTGCCGGCGGTCAGGGCGCGTCGTAGATTGCTCGCCCGCCGCCGCTCTGCCTATGCCTGCCGCCCGAGTCGTTCCGCTTGCGCCCGTCGACAAGGTCTACACGTACCTCGTCCCGGCGGATCTGGAGGCTGAGGCCGTCCCCGGTGCGCG
Coding sequences within:
- a CDS encoding alpha/beta hydrolase is translated as MEHRTPHPFGPPLRMLDAGRARLPYWRVGQGPDLVFVHGWPFDARGWRHAVAALSGRYTCHLIDLPLAGFSEWDDQTPVGIAAFSSALLGAMDLMDLGDRPVGFVGHDSGGSVARIAAAAMTDRLAGLVLGNTEIPYHPSLLLRLFSWSGKLPGFEPLLGWVLGSRIGREGLQATAPSNTDVLHGPLDDLFFQRLARNRRARAGAARTLRHVHVRDFDLAGPAHAKITAPVLLIWGGRDRFFPLRDARTMRHTFGTEASLVVVEDAGLMVHEERPDAFNAALGQHFDACFERRAASAGTVSGVASPVS